From the Corticium candelabrum chromosome 2, ooCorCand1.1, whole genome shotgun sequence genome, one window contains:
- the LOC134198390 gene encoding jerky protein homolog-like, giving the protein MRQYLEVRCHLCAIAVGLQSACMASRRKSYTLDFKRRVVSSLTLNEGNVSATAKMHGIHRKLVQSWRKQHAELEKLATGRDTTGRKRRRLLRTPKDGSSATFPEMEVRLLEWIRSCREDDHVLLDGASVKKQAPKLYEDIYLEEPGDTFHASNGWLHRFMKRHRLSTRTVTTEGQKIPADAADKAREFIECSKWLFTYKRMRLYRNERVNFW; this is encoded by the coding sequence ATGCGCCAATACCTCGAGGTAAGGTGCCATCTTTGCGCAATTGCTGTCGGGTTGCAATCTGCTTGCATGGCATCCAGAAGAAAGTCGTACACATTAGATTTTAAGCGTCGCGTTGTGTCGAGCCTTACTCTAAATGAGGGAAACGTATCAGCCACAGCGAAAATGCATGGAATTCACCGTAAGCTTGTTCAGAGTTGGCGAAAACAGCACGCTGAACTCGAGAAACTCGCCACTGGGAGAGATACCACAGGAAGGAAGCGTCGGCGTCTTCTGCGAACACCTAAAGACGGGTCTTCGGCGACGTTTCCGGAAATGGAAGTGCGGCTGCTTGAGTGGATTCGCTCATGTAGGGAAGACGATCACGTACTTCTTGACGGCGCATCGGTGAAAAAACAAGCTCCTAAGCTGTATGAAGACATCTATTTAGAAGAGCCAGGAGACACATTCCATGCTTCAAACGGATGGCTACACCGATTTATGAAGCGTCATCGCCTTTCCACACGAACAGTAACAACGGAGGGGCAAAAAATTCCGGCAGATGCCGCTGACAAAGCAAGAGAGTTTATTGAATGCTCAAAATGGTTGTTCACAtataagcgcatgcgcctaTATCGGAATGAACGCGTTAATTTTTGGTGA